A region of the Sodalis ligni genome:
ACCCGGCGGATATGATTTTTGCCAACTCCCATGCCGCCGGCCTGGCGGAGCGGCTGGATATTCCGCTTATCCGCACCGGCTTTCCCATTTATGATCGGCTGGGGGAATTTCGCCGTACCCGCCAGGGATATGCCGGTATGCGCGATACGCTGTTCGAATTGGGCAATGTCATGGAACATCGCCGGCATCACCAGCCGGTTTATCACTCTCCCCTTAAGCAGGATTTTTCCCGGATTCCCGCCGAACAGGACAGCGGATTATGATTAACTTCCAGCGCAATTTGCGGGTGACCACCGATTCGGACTCGGATTATACCCTGCGCGTCGCCTTCGCCAGCTCCGATTTACATCATGTCAATCAGCATTTCGGTTCGACGCCCCGGCTGGCGATTTACGGCGTGAAGCCGGATCGGGTCAATCTGTTGCAAGTAACGGATTTCATGATTCAGCCGGGACACGATTTGGATAAATTGGCCGGCCGCATCGCTGCGCTGGACGGCTGTCTGTCGCTGTATTGCGTGGCGGTGGGAGAGAGCGTATTCCGGCAACTGCTGCGGGTGGGCGTCAGGGCGGTAAGCGTCCCCGCCGCCACGTCCATCGCCCTCCTGCTGACGGAGATACAGGAAAACTGGAACGCCCCCTGTCTGCAACGCCATCAGGCCAAACGGGATCCGCACCGTTTCGAGCATTATCAACAGGAAACCCATTGGGAAGAGGACGAGTATTAATTGTGTCATTTCTCTGACAAAACCGACAACCCACCCCGACATGTTCGGGGTTTTTTATCGGCAGGGTGCGGCTATCTTATTGAAAAATCGCTAAAGATGTGACTGGCATCACATTTGCTCCTTATCTATGAC
Encoded here:
- a CDS encoding NifB/NifX family molybdenum-iron cluster-binding protein encodes the protein MINFQRNLRVTTDSDSDYTLRVAFASSDLHHVNQHFGSTPRLAIYGVKPDRVNLLQVTDFMIQPGHDLDKLAGRIAALDGCLSLYCVAVGESVFRQLLRVGVRAVSVPAATSIALLLTEIQENWNAPCLQRHQAKRDPHRFEHYQQETHWEEDEY